In the Rhinoderma darwinii isolate aRhiDar2 chromosome 13, aRhiDar2.hap1, whole genome shotgun sequence genome, one interval contains:
- the LOC142666155 gene encoding NXPE family member 1-like, protein MTAFFCFFYSITWSNSMSKLIEKRLLIIICLAFICFVVLSFIYHLNSFQFSPTHWISQIQHFQFSTESENVSQTEPKDESEKVNHLFNAMNRIIPDVDFTEANRVTCGEKSRATIVNHLSTYCVGDPLTVLVEMFDFLGKKKTYGGDFVRARIFSPELGAGASGRVEDFNNGTYHVHFTLFWEGLVKISIVLLHPSEAVSILWKVRNIGYRYITFSGTFLNKSEEVHTQCGFYLNSQEELCDYGESFNCIKPPHVPCEAFISLNSRNTPVSYLTQIQKNIFARSNNGIEIPKDVDRIEVLRCNKSFSSSKCEDGMSSPFPTGYFYRNVWYPAHCLLPSLPSINTCLAGKMIYFMGDSTLRQWIEYFPRVLTTLKFFDLHGRGLHRTHLALDLKNNVYIQWKKHGHPFVTHSFYTQRDHSYISNEIDRLAGSSDTIVVVTLGQHFRAFPIHLYIKRLLNIRSALENLIVRSPDTKIIIKSENTREINADAERFSDFHGYVQYLLMKNIFTGLSAQFIDAWDMTIAFGSYIPHPSETIIKNQINLFLSYIC, encoded by the exons atgactgcgtttttttgttttttttactcaatAACATG GTCCAATAGCATGTCCAAACTTATTGAAAAGCGACTTCTCATCATTATATGTCTGGCATTCATTTGTTTCGTAGTCCTTAGCTTTATCTATCATCTGAATTCATTCCAG TTTTCTCCAACACATTGGATCTCTCAAATCCAACATTTTCAATTTTCCACCGAATCCGAAAACGTTTCACAAACTGAACCCAAGGACGAAAGTGAGAAAGTCAACCACCTATTTAATGCCATGAATCGTATAATTCCAGATGTAGATTTCACGGAGGCAAATAGGGTCACCTGTGGAGAAAAGAGCAGAGCAACCATTGTAAACCATCTATCAACATATTGTGTGGGAGACCCATTAACTGTTCTGGTTGAGATGTTTGATTTTTTGGGTAAGAAGAAGACCTACGGTGGAGATTTTGTACGAGCCCGTATAttttctccagaacttggagctgGAGCATCTGGAAGAGTTGAAGATTTTAACAATGGAACGTATCATGTCCATTTCACTTTGTTCTGGGAAGGTCTGGTGAAAATATCTATAGTTCTGTTACATCCTAGTGAAGCAGTGTCCATCTTGTGGAAAGTAAGAAACATTGGATACCGATATATTACATTCTCAGGAACGTTCCTCAACAAAAGTGAAGAGGTTCATACACAATGCGGGTTCTACTTAAATTCACAAGAGGAATTGTGTGATTATGGAGAGTCGTTCAACTGCATCAAGCCACCTCATGTGCCATGTGAGGCCTTCATATCATTGAATAGCAGAAACACACCTGTGAGTTACCTTACCCAAATTCAGAAAAATATTTTTGCAAG GTCCAATAACGGCATAGAAATTCCAAAAGACGTTGACCGTATTGAAGTTTTGAGATGTAATA AAAGTTTTTCAAGTTCCAAATGTGAAGATGGGATGTCTTCTCCATTTCCTACTGGCTATTTTTACAGAAATGTATGGTACCCTGCACATTGCTTGCTGCCTTCACTACCATCCATCAACACTTGCCTAGCTGGTAAAATGATATATTTTATGGGAGATTCAACCTTACGTCAATGGATAGAGTACTTCCCGCGGGTGTTGACAA CTCTGAAGTTTTTTGACCTCCATGGAAGAGGTTTACACAGGACTCACTTGGCTTTAGACttaaaaaataatgtatatatCCAATGGAAGAAGCATGGACACCCATTTGTAACTCACAGTTTCTACACTCAGAGAGATCATTCCTATATCTCCAATGAAATAGACCGACTTGCTGGCAGCAGTGACACCATTGTCGTTGTTACTCTAGGACAACATTTCCGGGCCTTTCCTATTCATCTCTACATCAAACGACTCCTCAATATTCGTAGCGCTTTAGAAAATCTAATTGTTCGAAGCCCAGATACAAAAATCATCATAAAGTCAGAAAACACCAGAGAAATAAATGCTGATGCTGAACGGTTCAGTGATTTTCATGGATATGTTCAATATCTCTTAATGAAGAATATCTTCACAGGACTGAGTGCTCAGTTTATTGATGCTTGGGATATGACCATTGCTTTTGGATCTTATATTCCTCATCCATCTGAGACAATCATTAAAAACCAAATCAATCTGTTCTTGTCCTACATCTGTTAG